A single window of Lagopus muta isolate bLagMut1 chromosome 23, bLagMut1 primary, whole genome shotgun sequence DNA harbors:
- the GRIK3 gene encoding glutamate receptor ionotropic, kainate 3, whose translation MTQPWPAFRGVLWEYCAALLLGGFWGHCSHGMPHVIRIGGIFEYTDGPNTQVMSAEEQAFRFSANIINRNRTLLPNTTLTYDIQRIHFHDSFEATKKACDQLALGVVAIFGPSQGSCTNAVQSICNALEVPHIQLRWKHHPLDNKDTFYVNLYPDYASLSHAILDLVQYLKWRSATVVYDDSTGLIRLQELIMAPSRYNIRLKIRQLPLDTDDARPLLKEMKRGREFRIIFDCSHLMAAQILRQAMAMGMMTEYYHFIFTTLDLYALDLEPYRYSGVNLTGFRILNVENPHVSSIIEKWAMERLQSAPKAELGLLDGVMMTDAALLYDAVHVVSVCYQRAPQMTVNSLQCHRHKAWRFGGRFMNFIKEAQWEGLTGRIVFNKSSGLRTDFDLDIISLKEDGLEKVGTWNPSNGLNITEISKGRGPNVTDSLSNRSLIVTTVLEEPFVMFRKSDTALFGNDRFEGYCIDLLKELAVILGFTYEIRLVEDGKYGAQDDKGQWNGMIKELIDHKADLAVAPLTITHVREKAIDFSKPFMTLGVSILYRKPNGTNPSVFSFLNPLSPDIWMYILLAYLGVSCVLFVIARFSPYEWYDAHPCNPGSDIVENNFTLFNSFWFGMGALMQQGSELMPKALSTRIIGGIWWFFTLIIISSYTANLAAFLTVERMESPIDSADDLAKQTKIEYGAVKDGATMTFFKKSKISTFEKMWAFMSSKPTALVKNNEEGIQRTLTADYALLMESTTIEYITQRNCNLTQVGGLIDSKGYGIGTPMGSPYRDKITIAILQLQEEDKLHVMKEKWWRGNGCPEDENKEASALGIQNIGGIFIVLAAGLVLSVFVAMVEFIYKLRKTAEREQRSFCSAVADEIRLSLTCQRRVKHKPPPPVMVKADAVINMHTFNDRRLPGKDSMSCNTGLTPVFP comes from the exons GAGGGATCTTTGAGTACACCGATGGCCCCAACACGCAGGTGATGAGCGCAGAGGAGCAAGCCTTCCGATTTTCTGCCAACATCATCAACAGGAACAGAACGCTGCTGCCCAACACCACGCTGACCTACGACATCCAGAGGATACACTTCCACGACAGCTTTGAAGCCACCAAGAAAG CCTGTGACCAGCTGGCTCTCGGCGTCGTAGCAATATTCGGACCATCCCAAGGCTCCTGCACCAACGCCGTGCAGTCCATCTGCAATGCCCTGGAGGTGCCACACATCCAGCTCCGGTGGAAGCACCACCCGTTGGATAACAAGGACACTTTCTACGTCAACCTTTATCCTGACTATGCTTCCCTTAGCCATGCCATTCTGGACCTGGTGCAGTACTTGAAATGGAGGTCAGCCACTGTGGTTTACGATGACAGCACAG GCCTCATCCGGCTGCAGGAGCTCATCATGGCCCCGTCACGGTACAACATCCGCCTGAAGATCCGCCAGCTGCCGCTGGACACGGACGATGCACGGCCTCTGCTGAAGGAGATGAAGCGGGGCAGGGAGTTCCGCATCATCTTCGACTGCAGCCATCTGATGGCAGCCCAGATCCTCAGGCAG GCCATGGCAATGGGAATGATGACGGAGTACTACCACTTCATCTTCACCACTCTG GATCTTTATGCACTAGATCTGGAACCATACCGCTACTCTGGAGTGAACCTGACTGGTTTCAGGATCCTCAATGTGGAGAACCCCCACGTGTCCTCCATCATCGAGAAGTGGGCGATGGAGAGGCTGCAGTCTGCtcccaaagcagagctggggctgctcgaCGGCGTGATGATG ACAGACGCGGCCCTGCTGTATGATGCTGTGCACGTGGTGTCCGTGTGCTATCAGCGCGCCCCGCAGATGACGGTGAATTCCCTGCAGTGTCACCGGCACAAGGCCTGGCGCTTCGGCGGACGATTCATGAACTTCATCAAGGAG GCCCAGTGGGAAGGACTCACCGGACGCATCGTCTTTAACAAGAGCAGCGGTCTGCGCACAGATTTTGACTTGGACATCATCAGCCTGAAAGAAGACGGCCTTGAAAAG GTGGGTACATGGAACCCCTCCAATGGTCTGAACATCACCGAGATCTCCAAGGGACGAGGGCCCAACGTCACGGACTCACTGAGCAACAGATCTCTGATTGTCACCACTGTGCTG GAGGAACCCTTCGTCATGTTCCGCAAATCTGACACGGCCCTGTTTGGGAACGACCGCTTCGAGGGGTACTGCATCGacctgctgaaggagctggctgtcATCCTGGGCTTCACCTACGAGATCCGCCTGGTGGAGGACGGCAAGTACGGAGCACAGGACGACAAGGGTCAGTGGAACGGGATGATCAAGGAGCTCATCGACCAC AAAGCTGACCTGGCTGTTGCTCCTCTCACCATCACCCACGTACGGGAAAAAGCGATAGACTTCTCCAAGCCCTTTATGACCCTGGGGGTCAGCATTCTGTACCGGAAGCCCAACGGGACCAACCCCagtgtgttttccttcctcaaCCCTTTGTCTCCTGATATTTGGATGTACATTCTCCTCGCCTACCTGGGGGTCAGCTGCGTGCTCTTTGTCATAGCCAG GTTCAGCCCATACGAGTGGTACGACGCACATCCCTGCAACCCAGGCTCGGACATCGTGGAGAACAACTTCACCCTGTTCAACAGCTTCTGGTTCGGGATGGGCGCGCTGATGCAGCAAG GCTCTGAGCTGATGCCCAAGGCTCTCTCCACGCGGATCATCGGTGGCATCTGGTGGTTCTTCACCCTCATCATCATCTCGTCCTACACGGCCAACCTCGCCGCCTTCCTGACAGTGGAGAGGATGGAATCCCCCATTGACTCAGCAGACGACCTggcaaagcaaaccaaaatcGAGTATGGGGCTGTGAAGGACGGCGCAACCATGACCTTCTTCAAG aaatccaaAATTTCTACCTTCGAAAAAATGTGGGCTTTCATGAGCAGCAAACCCACAGCTCTCGTTAAGAACAACGAGGAAGGAATCCAGCGGACCCTGACGGCTGATTACGCCCTGCTGATGGAGTCCACCACCATCGAGTACATCACCCAGAGGAACTGCAACCTCACCCAGGTCGGGGGGCTCATCGACTCCAAAGGCTACGGGATTGGGACCCCCATGG GCTCACCGTACCGGGACAAGATCACCATCgccatcctgcagctgcaggaggaggacaAGCTGCACGTCATGAAGGAGAAGTGGTGGCGGGGGAACGGCTGCCCTGAGGATGAGAACAAGGAGGCCAGTGCCCTGGGCATCCAGAACATTGGTGGCATTTTCATcgtgctggcagcaggcttGGTGCTGTCGGTCTTTGTGGCCATGGTGGAGTTCATCTACAAGCTGCGGAAGACGGCGGAACGTGAGCAG CGCTCCTTCTGCAGCGCGGTGGCCGATGAGATCCGGCTGTCACTCACCTGCCAGCGCCGGGTCAAGCACAAACCACCCCCACCCGTCATGGTGAAGGCAGATGCTGTGATCAACATGCACACCTTCAACGACCGCCGGCTGCCAGGGAAGGACAGCATGAGCTGCAACACCGGCCTGACGCCCGTGTTCCCATAG